The following coding sequences lie in one Glycine max cultivar Williams 82 chromosome 19, Glycine_max_v4.0, whole genome shotgun sequence genomic window:
- the PTS3 gene encoding pterocarpan synthase precursor yields the protein MAKSTFFICLNLSLLFSLVTATYYSSLTPTLLGFREEKFTHLHFFFHDVVTGPKPSMVFVAEPNGKAKDALPFGTVVAMDDPLTVGPDHDSKLVGKAQGIYTSISQEEMGLMMVMTMAFTDGEFNGSTISVLGRNMIMSEPVREMAIVGGTGAFRFARGYAQAKFYSVDFTKGDAIVEYDVFVNHY from the coding sequence ATGGCCAAATCCACTTTCTTCATCTGCCTTAACCTTTCATTACTCTTCTCTCTAGTCACGGCCACTTACTACTCAAGTTTAACCCCAACGCTTCTGGGTTTTCGCGAGGAGAAGTTCACCCACCTACACTTCTTCTTCCATGATGTCGTGACGGGCCCAAAGCCCAGCATGGTGTTTGTCGCCGAGCCCAACGGGAAAGCGAAGGATGCCCTTCCGTTCGGAACGGTGGTGGCGATGGATGACCCTTTAACCGTGGGGCCCGATCATGACTCGAAACTTGTGGGCAAGGCACAAGGAATTTACACTTCAATATCGCAGGAAGAGATGGGGCTAATGATGGTGATGACGATGGCGTTCACCGATGGAGAGTTCAACGGAAGCACCATCAGTGTTTTGGGGAGGAACATGATCATGAGTGAACCTGTTAGGGAAATGGCTATTGTTGGTGGCACGGGGGCTTTTAGGTTTGCACGTGGCTACGCTCAGGCAAAGTTTTACTCTGTTGATTTCACCAAAGGAGATGCTATCGTGGAATACGATGTATTCGTCAACCATTATTAA